A genomic window from Sulfurospirillum multivorans DSM 12446 includes:
- a CDS encoding molybdopterin-dependent oxidoreductase produces MQHSQIMYEKDRLLYPMKRMGKRGEGKWKRISWDEASSEVAQKIWDVMTDPKKGPEKLMVHAGTGLLTEGRRGGPLRLSTQLGAVRIYPASYLGDMFSGAAIAYGEGNLGCTYDFMYTVNTAVFWGGNPSVSRIPDAHFVWEGKYNGAKIIVITPEFNASARAADLWIPIKAGSDNILAMSVIYEILNAKMYKPAFAKTYTDLPFLVRVDNKKLLRRSEVEKAKDEKEHHSFDEQFYAWNAKTNAPAIMPGSEGSEHKTLRLSDFGIEPLLEGEFEVTLLNGEKVKVTTVFEMLKRSTVRFSPEATQKETGVHPDTVRQLARDIALPKVVEITTGFSLNKYFNGMMSIWNIASICGLTGRMGPYGGLNTENEFQLSGLEALSGFSGKYTARFGSGFVGEFILGDGMKTFEKYFSDADVRRAQNGMSKEEYMKVVSLLLEKGKDGKEKGVKPHWTPEIALIVADAKFRRNKGSDYKEAFLKKTKYFAYVDTRMSEAAVYADILLPAKSHYEVWDIRSSPGYHRFTNLAQPAKNLKPVGEAMDEWSMFSLITKKLEAIANKPENKEKAKVKDDKRYAKEGFHDLSIVHQEFTNSDEESRSEMEPLLGTDKQAVEAALANCVQYEPWTIEKMYKTGGFLQLNEKAAKSSPLYADRPFNSNEDHLFKFQRLETLSGRQTFYVDHDMYIKMGAQTNTGMQGIRPDTKAHPFAMLTPHARWSIHSNYKTSRTLLRLQRGVPAIQVNREVAKMKGIKDGDSIRIFNAIGEFYAMAKLSSSCPPDGIVLEDGWEPYMYKNKRGHNEVVPTALNLLEMADGWGHLKFGGLWDGNQYAYDGAVNFEKARG; encoded by the coding sequence GTGCAGCACTCCCAGATTATGTATGAAAAAGACCGATTGCTCTACCCGATGAAACGTATGGGCAAGCGGGGCGAGGGAAAATGGAAGCGCATCAGTTGGGATGAAGCCTCTAGTGAAGTCGCACAAAAGATTTGGGATGTTATGACAGACCCTAAAAAAGGCCCTGAGAAGTTAATGGTACATGCAGGAACGGGTCTTTTAACCGAAGGCAGACGCGGTGGACCATTAAGACTTTCAACACAGTTGGGTGCTGTAAGAATTTATCCAGCGTCTTACCTTGGCGATATGTTCAGTGGTGCGGCGATTGCCTATGGCGAGGGAAACCTCGGGTGTACGTATGACTTTATGTACACGGTTAACACCGCAGTTTTTTGGGGTGGTAATCCTTCGGTCTCACGTATTCCTGATGCGCACTTTGTGTGGGAAGGTAAATACAATGGCGCGAAGATCATCGTCATTACCCCTGAGTTTAATGCCAGTGCCAGAGCCGCGGATCTTTGGATACCGATTAAAGCAGGGAGCGACAATATCCTTGCTATGAGTGTTATCTATGAGATTTTAAATGCAAAGATGTATAAACCCGCTTTTGCAAAAACCTATACCGATCTTCCTTTTTTAGTAAGAGTTGACAACAAGAAACTATTGCGACGCTCAGAGGTAGAAAAAGCAAAAGACGAGAAAGAACATCACAGTTTTGATGAGCAATTTTACGCATGGAATGCCAAAACCAATGCGCCAGCCATCATGCCTGGAAGTGAAGGAAGTGAGCATAAAACCCTGCGCCTAAGCGACTTTGGTATCGAGCCACTGTTAGAGGGTGAATTTGAAGTCACACTCCTAAATGGTGAAAAAGTGAAAGTGACCACTGTTTTTGAGATGTTAAAGCGAAGCACTGTACGCTTCAGCCCTGAAGCTACTCAAAAAGAGACGGGTGTGCATCCAGACACGGTACGTCAACTAGCCCGTGACATAGCACTTCCAAAAGTTGTTGAGATTACCACAGGTTTTAGTTTGAACAAATACTTTAATGGAATGATGTCTATATGGAACATCGCTTCTATCTGCGGTTTAACAGGACGCATGGGACCGTATGGCGGTTTGAATACGGAAAACGAGTTCCAACTCAGCGGTCTGGAAGCACTCAGCGGTTTTAGTGGCAAATACACTGCACGCTTTGGCTCAGGTTTTGTGGGTGAGTTTATTTTGGGCGATGGTATGAAGACGTTTGAGAAGTATTTTAGTGATGCCGATGTCAGACGTGCGCAAAATGGTATGAGTAAAGAGGAGTATATGAAGGTTGTTTCATTGCTTCTTGAAAAAGGCAAAGACGGCAAAGAAAAAGGGGTCAAGCCACACTGGACGCCTGAAATTGCGCTTATCGTTGCCGATGCGAAGTTTAGGCGTAACAAAGGCAGTGACTACAAAGAAGCCTTCTTGAAAAAGACCAAATATTTTGCGTATGTTGATACACGTATGAGTGAAGCGGCTGTCTATGCCGACATCTTACTGCCAGCCAAAAGCCACTACGAGGTGTGGGATATACGCTCAAGCCCTGGGTATCATCGCTTTACCAACCTAGCACAACCGGCTAAAAACCTCAAACCTGTGGGGGAAGCGATGGATGAGTGGAGTATGTTCTCGCTCATTACCAAAAAGCTTGAAGCGATTGCCAATAAGCCTGAGAACAAAGAGAAAGCCAAAGTCAAAGATGACAAACGCTATGCCAAAGAGGGTTTTCATGACCTAAGCATCGTGCATCAAGAGTTTACGAACAGCGATGAAGAGAGTCGCTCTGAGATGGAGCCACTCTTAGGCACTGACAAGCAAGCGGTGGAAGCAGCATTGGCGAACTGTGTGCAGTATGAGCCGTGGACGATTGAGAAGATGTACAAAACGGGTGGTTTTTTACAGCTTAACGAAAAAGCGGCGAAAAGTTCACCACTCTATGCCGATCGTCCGTTTAACTCTAACGAAGATCATCTCTTTAAATTTCAACGCCTAGAGACACTCAGCGGTCGTCAAACCTTTTACGTGGATCATGATATGTACATTAAGATGGGAGCACAAACCAACACCGGTATGCAAGGCATTCGTCCCGATACTAAAGCCCATCCGTTTGCCATGTTAACACCGCATGCAAGATGGAGTATTCACTCCAATTACAAAACAAGCCGTACCCTGCTTCGTTTACAAAGAGGTGTTCCTGCGATTCAAGTGAATCGTGAAGTGGCTAAAATGAAGGGGATTAAAGACGGCGATTCGATTCGCATTTTTAACGCTATTGGCGAGTTTTATGCGATGGCAAAATTGAGCTCTTCGTGTCCACCCGATGGTATTGTTTTAGAAGATGGATGGGAACCGTATATGTACAAAAATAAACGAGGACATAATGAAGTCGTACCAACAGCGCTCAATCTTTTGGAGATGGCGGATGGCTGGGGGCACTTGAAGTTTGGGGGACTTTGGGATGGAAATCAATACGCCTACGATGGCGCGGTCAATTTTGAAAAGGCAAGGGGGTAG
- a CDS encoding 4Fe-4S binding protein: protein MLERTLYIDRVGAFALDRLACLRNEYANNACTLCQDACAHEAFVFKQGKLRLSPLCTQCGACMGACPTKALSLYGHSLQKALDFVKKESSPLFTCKGEMPCLGAFSVDEWCALLLEGKNVTCNLLECATCEHNRGGAVEQRIRVRIDEANDFMGKLHKNECISFASQKPKESTRRAFFERFIAPAKFVPSLPEAPRAELKKVLKKTLSASLRVEPFSFLHTKEIAQNCDNCKECVQFCPSNALSYNGDQTQLLFQMGTCIGCGICEAICKKEAIRQVRKAVDLVDFAYDLAVVLMHHDLQVCLTCKCAFSYKGGEKVCERCYTFENEHAQMFVLASQSH from the coding sequence ATGTTAGAGCGAACACTTTACATTGACCGTGTTGGGGCTTTTGCACTGGATCGCTTGGCGTGTTTGCGTAATGAGTATGCGAACAATGCGTGTACGTTGTGCCAAGATGCTTGTGCGCACGAAGCGTTTGTTTTTAAGCAAGGCAAACTGCGCCTTAGCCCTTTATGCACACAGTGTGGAGCGTGCATGGGAGCGTGTCCCACCAAAGCGCTCTCTTTGTATGGACACTCTTTGCAAAAAGCGTTAGATTTTGTGAAAAAAGAGAGCTCACCACTCTTTACATGTAAAGGTGAAATGCCCTGTTTAGGTGCATTTAGCGTTGATGAATGGTGTGCGCTTTTACTAGAAGGGAAAAACGTTACATGTAATCTTTTGGAGTGTGCAACGTGTGAGCATAACCGTGGGGGTGCTGTTGAGCAAAGGATTCGTGTGCGCATTGATGAAGCCAATGATTTTATGGGCAAATTGCACAAAAATGAATGCATTAGCTTCGCTTCCCAAAAGCCTAAAGAGAGCACGCGCAGAGCCTTTTTTGAGCGTTTCATCGCACCTGCTAAATTCGTTCCAAGTTTACCAGAAGCACCACGAGCAGAGTTAAAAAAAGTGCTTAAAAAAACACTTTCTGCGAGTTTGAGGGTAGAGCCTTTTTCTTTTTTACATACGAAAGAGATTGCTCAAAATTGTGATAACTGCAAAGAGTGTGTGCAGTTTTGCCCGAGCAATGCACTGAGCTACAATGGTGATCAGACCCAACTTCTTTTTCAAATGGGCACGTGTATCGGGTGTGGTATTTGTGAAGCGATTTGTAAAAAAGAGGCGATACGACAGGTGCGCAAAGCGGTGGATTTGGTGGATTTTGCCTATGATCTAGCGGTTGTTTTAATGCACCACGATCTACAGGTCTGCCTTACATGTAAATGTGCTTTTTCCTACAAAGGCGGTGAAAAGGTGTGTGAGCGGTGTTATACATTTGAAAATGAACATGCGCAAATGTTTGTTTTGGCATCGCAAAGCCACTAA
- a CDS encoding Mrp/NBP35 family ATP-binding protein, which produces MNKIKRPYGSTQTPNNRAPSAKKVIAISSGKGGVGKSTLAANLAVGLAQSGLHVGVLDADIYGPSIPRLLGVETEKLRWNADNQMIPSENFGIKVMSVGLTTPKSDTPLVWRSSVAVSALIQFLEDVAWGELDVLVIDMPPGTGDVQLTMAQELPLSGAVLVTTPQMLATDDVSRAIVMFQDIHVPILGVVENMSYFIAPDTGKRYDIFGSGGAVKLCNTYQIPLLGQIPLTSDILNLSDQGKIPMALGEAATKEIYGSIVKKVREAM; this is translated from the coding sequence ATGAATAAGATCAAACGCCCCTATGGCTCTACCCAAACGCCCAATAACCGAGCGCCGTCTGCCAAAAAAGTGATCGCCATCAGCAGTGGCAAAGGGGGTGTGGGCAAAAGCACCCTTGCCGCCAATCTCGCCGTTGGGCTCGCGCAAAGTGGTTTACATGTAGGAGTGTTGGATGCCGATATTTACGGGCCTAGCATTCCACGGCTTTTAGGCGTTGAAACTGAAAAACTACGATGGAATGCTGACAATCAAATGATCCCCAGTGAAAATTTTGGCATTAAGGTGATGAGTGTGGGGCTTACAACGCCCAAAAGCGATACCCCGCTCGTTTGGCGAAGCTCCGTGGCAGTAAGTGCCTTAATACAGTTTTTAGAAGATGTTGCGTGGGGAGAGTTGGATGTTTTGGTGATCGATATGCCTCCAGGAACGGGCGATGTGCAACTCACCATGGCACAAGAACTTCCACTCAGCGGCGCAGTACTTGTCACAACGCCTCAAATGCTCGCAACCGATGATGTCAGTCGCGCCATCGTGATGTTTCAAGACATTCACGTCCCAATTCTTGGAGTTGTGGAAAATATGAGCTATTTTATCGCCCCAGATACGGGGAAACGTTACGATATTTTTGGAAGTGGCGGAGCAGTTAAACTGTGCAATACCTATCAAATCCCTCTTTTAGGACAAATCCCGCTTACAAGCGATATTTTAAACCTAAGCGACCAAGGTAAAATTCCCATGGCGTTGGGTGAAGCAGCAACAAAAGAGATCTATGGAAGTATTGTAAAAAAAGTGAGAGAGGCCATGTGA
- a CDS encoding sulfurtransferase, with product MGWLRGILLGSLIVSTLSATSSDILISAEDAMKLIGQEKVVFVMGDDEDIYATGHIKGSVEMYAHHLHHSSTTGQMECAPLFMCKEEAEHYIGSKGIANDTLVIAYDDFKGPNATGVYAYFKSYGHEKVKILNGGRAAMMAADPEQKIYDALKAQIKAAKEDKTLVETLTLQLKEQEKKLIVQKGVEVKGVPKQYSIDLSKVNYTYIAGKEELLKAVEDLVQKGQKSSYAIIDARGFEEIMGERKMDNVARGGHIPGATFIEWKNVTDMDKKLSFKELEKMQALFAQNGITKDKTIYAYCHVGAGRSSHIITALELLGYPNVKVYTGSWDEWANDMNLPIRR from the coding sequence ATGGGATGGTTACGAGGTATTCTCTTGGGTTCACTTATCGTATCAACGCTGTCTGCTACATCAAGTGACATCTTGATTTCAGCGGAAGATGCGATGAAGTTGATCGGGCAAGAGAAAGTGGTGTTTGTCATGGGCGATGACGAAGACATTTATGCTACGGGGCACATCAAAGGCTCAGTCGAGATGTATGCGCATCATTTGCATCATTCAAGCACTACGGGCCAAATGGAGTGCGCACCACTTTTTATGTGCAAAGAGGAGGCGGAGCATTACATCGGAAGCAAAGGGATCGCAAACGACACATTGGTGATTGCCTATGATGACTTTAAAGGGCCTAATGCTACGGGTGTGTATGCGTACTTTAAAAGCTACGGGCATGAGAAGGTGAAAATCCTCAATGGTGGACGAGCAGCAATGATGGCGGCTGATCCTGAGCAGAAAATCTATGATGCGCTTAAAGCGCAGATCAAAGCGGCAAAAGAGGATAAAACTCTAGTCGAAACGCTCACATTACAGCTCAAAGAGCAAGAAAAAAAACTCATCGTGCAAAAAGGTGTTGAAGTTAAAGGGGTGCCAAAACAGTACAGCATTGATCTTTCCAAAGTCAATTACACCTACATTGCAGGTAAAGAGGAGCTGCTTAAAGCTGTAGAAGATTTGGTGCAAAAGGGGCAGAAATCTTCGTATGCGATCATTGATGCACGAGGTTTTGAAGAGATAATGGGTGAGCGAAAAATGGACAATGTCGCTCGTGGTGGCCATATACCAGGTGCTACGTTTATTGAGTGGAAAAATGTCACCGATATGGATAAAAAACTCTCCTTCAAAGAGTTAGAAAAAATGCAAGCACTTTTTGCTCAAAATGGCATCACCAAAGACAAAACAATCTACGCTTACTGTCATGTGGGTGCAGGAAGAAGCTCACACATCATTACGGCGCTTGAACTTTTAGGCTATCCTAATGTGAAAGTGTATACGGGCAGTTGGGATGAATGGGCGAATGATATGAACCTACCGATACGAAGATAG
- a CDS encoding TorD/DmsD family molecular chaperone translates to MNAKNRAQMYAFLSKMFATVLDEKLIGELKNDRAILEMVLDEEVEWFVTTPLPELEEVLNVDFSSLFLMHSLPIESAILDDKDEVLVGLQNPVMQFYFEHGYELNLTKSELQAPDHLSLECAFMQNLILKNEVEAQRAFMQKHLLNWAPMYLLSMAEMAQTPFYRGLCTLGAEFIIADYEGLC, encoded by the coding sequence GTGAATGCTAAAAACAGAGCGCAGATGTACGCTTTCTTATCCAAAATGTTTGCAACGGTTTTGGATGAGAAGCTTATAGGTGAGCTTAAAAACGACAGAGCCATTTTGGAGATGGTGCTAGATGAGGAGGTGGAGTGGTTTGTCACCACTCCACTGCCTGAACTAGAAGAGGTACTCAATGTCGATTTTAGCTCGCTTTTTTTGATGCACTCACTCCCCATTGAATCAGCCATTTTGGATGACAAGGATGAGGTTTTAGTGGGGCTTCAAAACCCTGTGATGCAGTTTTACTTTGAACATGGCTATGAGCTCAATCTCACAAAATCAGAGCTTCAAGCCCCTGATCATCTCAGTCTTGAGTGTGCTTTTATGCAAAATTTGATTTTGAAAAATGAGGTTGAGGCACAAAGGGCATTTATGCAAAAGCATCTTTTAAATTGGGCACCAATGTATCTTTTGAGCATGGCTGAAATGGCGCAAACACCTTTTTATAGGGGACTTTGCACGTTGGGCGCGGAGTTTATCATCGCGGATTATGAGGGACTATGTTAG
- a CDS encoding lipoprotein — protein sequence MRYIMIALALLIFTGCTKVSKENYDKIQVGMSYTQVTDLLDKATNCDAMAGVSDCTWGDEKHYIKVKLVADKVMFMHSVGIE from the coding sequence ATGCGATATATCATGATAGCCTTAGCGTTGCTTATCTTTACAGGATGTACCAAGGTAAGCAAAGAGAATTATGACAAGATTCAAGTGGGCATGAGCTACACGCAAGTAACCGATCTTTTGGACAAAGCGACCAATTGCGATGCGATGGCAGGCGTGAGTGATTGTACGTGGGGCGATGAAAAGCACTACATCAAAGTCAAATTAGTCGCCGATAAAGTGATGTTTATGCACTCGGTTGGCATTGAATGA
- a CDS encoding ethylbenzene dehydrogenase-related protein — translation MKTFKTIMMLVSLLGLNSLMAQSLNALHVKEDLSKVSLTSPLWQKAKAQSVEVYPQTTIEMNDAELVRANEANLAKILHVKTLSDGKSVAFLLQWKDKTKSLQTVQSTTDYSDGFAVQFSTANDKLPYIGMGSENRAVIVHLQKATGTIFEPNNSGDVYHQVNTSNQNTFAKELTSYKNEVAKQGSGDYQRAFIAEGFRSMTQIRDNAEPSLMEMKYDKGMWSALLVRPLKSEHLSLQDSFPVAFAIWDGEKKNRDGSKLLSAWVGVSLDAKAKALALLDEVKGDASNGETLMMENCSACHQYKTVKNAPNYMAPNLSNIGGYANASYLKESIMEPSAVVVPGYNLNAHKNFLWYTSDEKGVRTSTMPPFAHLDEKSVNDLVAFMKTLKVEVEK, via the coding sequence ATGAAAACATTCAAAACGATCATGATGTTAGTCAGCCTTTTAGGGCTAAATAGTTTAATGGCGCAGAGTTTGAACGCTTTACATGTAAAAGAGGATCTTTCTAAAGTGAGCTTAACGTCTCCTCTTTGGCAGAAAGCAAAAGCTCAGAGCGTTGAGGTCTACCCTCAAACGACCATAGAGATGAATGATGCGGAACTGGTGAGAGCCAATGAAGCGAACCTCGCCAAAATCTTACATGTAAAGACTTTGAGCGATGGAAAATCAGTCGCATTTTTACTTCAATGGAAAGATAAAACCAAAAGCCTTCAAACAGTGCAAAGCACTACCGACTACAGCGATGGTTTTGCGGTGCAATTTTCAACTGCGAATGACAAACTACCCTATATTGGAATGGGAAGTGAGAACCGAGCGGTCATCGTGCATTTGCAAAAAGCAACGGGCACGATTTTTGAGCCCAATAACAGTGGCGATGTTTACCATCAAGTGAACACATCCAACCAAAACACCTTTGCAAAAGAGCTTACTTCGTACAAAAATGAGGTTGCAAAGCAGGGGAGTGGTGATTATCAACGTGCATTTATTGCGGAGGGATTTCGTTCTATGACACAGATTCGAGATAACGCTGAGCCCTCTTTGATGGAGATGAAGTACGACAAAGGTATGTGGAGTGCGCTTTTGGTGCGACCGCTTAAAAGTGAGCACCTAAGCCTTCAGGACAGTTTTCCTGTTGCTTTTGCGATCTGGGATGGCGAGAAGAAAAACCGTGATGGCTCAAAACTCCTAAGTGCTTGGGTGGGTGTGAGTCTGGATGCTAAAGCCAAAGCGTTAGCCCTTTTGGATGAAGTCAAAGGTGATGCGAGCAATGGTGAAACGCTGATGATGGAGAACTGTTCGGCGTGTCATCAGTACAAAACGGTGAAAAATGCCCCTAACTACATGGCGCCAAATCTCTCCAATATCGGAGGATACGCCAATGCAAGTTACCTAAAAGAGTCCATCATGGAGCCAAGTGCGGTCGTGGTTCCTGGCTACAACCTGAATGCGCACAAAAACTTTTTATGGTACACAAGCGATGAAAAAGGCGTGCGTACATCAACGATGCCACCGTTTGCGCATTTGGATGAGAAAAGCGTGAATGATCTGGTTGCCTTTATGAAAACCCTCAAAGTGGAGGTCGAAAAATGA
- a CDS encoding DUF4405 domain-containing protein: protein MKVIPRNVLSALLTVVFVVVSITGVLMYFKIRMFSIQSLHIWLGFAFALVGCLHLFKNWSGFLSYFKKRSTFVSAAFALLVTAAFIILPLINPQAKSISPKNQLFSAMLNAPISKVAAFVDLDEDMVVKKLADNQILASHKQSVSEIAKANEKSNDEVLNIVFSAPKAP, encoded by the coding sequence ATGAAGGTAATCCCTCGAAATGTGTTGAGTGCATTATTAACCGTCGTATTTGTGGTTGTTTCCATTACCGGTGTTTTGATGTATTTTAAAATTCGTATGTTTTCCATCCAGTCGTTGCATATTTGGTTGGGGTTTGCTTTTGCACTTGTTGGATGTTTGCATTTGTTCAAAAATTGGAGCGGGTTTCTCTCCTACTTCAAAAAACGCTCCACCTTTGTGTCAGCTGCTTTTGCGCTTCTCGTCACCGCAGCATTTATCATTCTACCATTGATCAATCCGCAAGCCAAAAGCATCTCCCCTAAAAATCAACTTTTTAGTGCGATGCTCAATGCGCCGATTTCAAAAGTAGCGGCATTTGTGGATTTGGATGAAGATATGGTGGTTAAAAAATTAGCCGACAATCAGATCTTAGCATCACACAAACAGTCTGTTTCAGAAATTGCCAAAGCGAATGAAAAAAGTAATGATGAGGTTTTAAATATTGTATTTTCAGCGCCAAAAGCGCCGTAG
- a CDS encoding IS256 family transposase — protein sequence MKIEIDVEQFAQDIKAGKSIGGSNGALGSLIKQLTEAALAAEIDSHLSQDLNRNRKNGYSSKTMKSDHGAFELDVPRDRNGSFEPEIVKKNQTSMTSEIEEKILSLFALGNSYSQIAKHIEDFYCVGFSKATISAVTDKIIPMLQEWKTRPLEAVYPFIFLDAIHYKVKEDGRYISKAFYTVLGVRVDGKKEVLGLYLNESEGAKFWLQVLTDLQNRGVKDILIASVDGLKGFPEAINSVFPDTEVQLCVVHQIRNSLKYVGSAYQKQFAKELKAVYQAFTKEEAEFELDKLEEKWGKKYPIVFQSWRNKWDNLSVYFQYPEDIRRVIYTTNIIESVHRQFRTLTKTKGAFPNDDSLLKLLYMGIQNAQQKWTMPIRNWSLTISQLAIHFEGRLDDALNL from the coding sequence ATGAAGATAGAAATAGACGTAGAGCAATTTGCTCAAGATATTAAAGCCGGCAAGAGTATTGGTGGCTCAAATGGAGCCTTAGGATCACTCATCAAACAGCTAACCGAAGCCGCGCTAGCAGCTGAGATAGATTCGCACCTCTCCCAAGACCTCAATAGAAATCGAAAAAATGGCTATAGTTCAAAGACTATGAAAAGCGATCATGGTGCCTTTGAACTTGATGTTCCAAGAGACCGTAACGGTAGCTTTGAACCTGAAATCGTAAAGAAAAACCAGACCAGCATGACGAGTGAAATCGAAGAGAAGATTCTTTCTCTCTTCGCACTTGGCAATAGCTATTCCCAAATAGCCAAACACATAGAGGATTTTTACTGCGTAGGCTTCTCTAAAGCCACTATAAGCGCCGTAACCGACAAGATAATACCAATGCTTCAAGAGTGGAAAACAAGACCCTTAGAAGCTGTGTATCCATTTATATTCTTAGATGCCATTCACTACAAAGTAAAAGAGGATGGTCGCTACATCTCAAAAGCATTTTATACAGTGCTTGGTGTTCGAGTGGATGGCAAGAAAGAAGTCTTGGGACTTTACCTCAATGAAAGTGAAGGCGCCAAATTCTGGCTACAGGTGCTTACCGATTTGCAAAACCGTGGCGTTAAAGATATCCTCATTGCTTCGGTAGATGGGCTTAAAGGCTTTCCAGAAGCGATAAACTCAGTCTTTCCAGATACGGAGGTGCAACTCTGTGTAGTTCACCAAATACGCAACAGTCTCAAATATGTGGGCTCTGCTTATCAAAAACAATTTGCTAAAGAACTCAAAGCCGTCTATCAAGCTTTTACCAAAGAAGAAGCAGAATTTGAGCTTGATAAGTTGGAAGAAAAATGGGGTAAAAAATACCCTATCGTCTTTCAATCTTGGAGAAATAAATGGGATAATTTATCTGTCTACTTCCAATATCCAGAAGATATACGTAGAGTTATTTACACAACTAATATCATCGAATCAGTCCACCGCCAGTTTAGAACTCTAACGAAAACCAAAGGTGCTTTTCCCAATGATGATAGCCTGCTAAAACTACTTTATATGGGGATTCAAAATGCCCAGCAAAAATGGACTATGCCAATTAGAAACTGGAGCTTAACAATCTCTCAATTAGCCATTCACTTTGAGGGACGGCTTGATGACGCTTTAAACTTATGA
- a CDS encoding DMSO reductase family iron-sulfur subunit: MSQRQLAMVMDLNKCIGCQTCTVSCKTQWTNRNGREYMYWNNVETYPGEGYPKKWQELGGGFDEAGDLKAGVVPSLQGEYGVPWDYNHDELASGAAFKPHVDPKWGPNWDEDEGAGDFPNDNYFFYIPRICNHCTNPGCLSACPRDAIFKRDQDGVVLVDLDRCQGYRYCIAGCPYKKIYFNPRISKSEKCILCFPRIEKGLPPACAQQCVGRIRFVGFLDDEEGQVYKLVKKFKVALPLRPDYGTESNVYYVPPTEAPPKFDASGKIIEGSERIPPEVLEKLFGKEVHEAARTLRAEMKKRKETGESELMDLLIAYKHEDMFRLDGNYYAEYAKSKGMPVIKPVDERYLSGKFTAKMTFFTKGAHA; the protein is encoded by the coding sequence ATGTCACAACGTCAATTAGCCATGGTAATGGATCTTAATAAATGTATCGGCTGTCAGACTTGTACTGTCTCTTGCAAAACCCAGTGGACGAACCGCAATGGGCGTGAATACATGTACTGGAACAATGTAGAGACCTACCCAGGTGAGGGTTACCCTAAAAAGTGGCAAGAACTCGGCGGTGGGTTTGATGAAGCGGGCGACTTGAAAGCTGGCGTTGTGCCAAGCTTGCAAGGTGAGTATGGCGTGCCTTGGGATTATAACCATGATGAGCTTGCCAGTGGGGCAGCGTTTAAACCGCATGTGGATCCAAAATGGGGACCCAATTGGGATGAAGATGAAGGAGCGGGGGATTTCCCGAACGATAACTACTTCTTTTACATTCCACGTATCTGTAATCACTGTACCAATCCAGGGTGTCTCAGTGCCTGTCCAAGAGACGCCATCTTTAAACGCGATCAAGACGGCGTGGTTTTAGTGGATTTGGATCGTTGCCAAGGGTATCGCTATTGTATCGCAGGGTGTCCGTACAAAAAAATCTACTTTAATCCACGCATCTCTAAAAGTGAGAAGTGCATTCTCTGTTTCCCACGCATTGAGAAAGGGTTACCGCCAGCCTGTGCGCAACAGTGTGTTGGGCGCATTCGCTTTGTTGGCTTTTTGGATGATGAAGAGGGGCAAGTCTATAAACTGGTGAAAAAGTTTAAAGTGGCACTGCCTTTGCGTCCTGATTATGGTACTGAATCAAATGTTTACTACGTGCCACCGACCGAAGCACCACCAAAATTTGATGCTAGTGGAAAAATTATTGAGGGAAGTGAGCGCATTCCTCCAGAAGTACTAGAAAAACTTTTTGGCAAAGAGGTGCATGAAGCAGCTAGGACGCTTCGGGCTGAGATGAAAAAGCGTAAAGAGACAGGAGAAAGTGAACTGATGGACTTGCTCATTGCGTACAAGCATGAAGATATGTTTAGGCTTGATGGCAACTATTACGCTGAGTATGCTAAGTCTAAAGGAATGCCCGTTATCAAGCCTGTGGATGAGCGCTATCTTAGTGGCAAATTCACCGCTAAGATGACGTTTTTCACGAAGGGGGCACACGCATGA